From Pseudomonadota bacterium:
ATGCAGTGCAGCGCTATTTCCAGGAGATAGCCAAACGGCGATCGATGGCGTGAGCGGTGCCAAGGGCCGGCGAATTATGTGCGGGATTTCGGATACTGGACACTAGGGCTCGAGCGCACAGCCATCTTGCTTTCGGCTGAAGCGCTCGGCATCACAGGCTTCGGCCGGCTCGGAGCTGAACTGCGCGGAGGCGCCGGACGCTGGCGCCTGGCTTTGGATGGCGCGCGCTTCTCGAGCGTCCTTCTGCAGCGCCAGACTGATTTCACGCTCCAGGCGCTCTCGGCTCAGCGCACCCTCCAGCCGCCGGCCGTTCAGGTAAAAGGTCGGGGTGGAACGTACTCCAAGCCGGTGGGCGAGCTCGATGTCGGTACGCACGCGGTCACGGGTTCTACCCTCGTCGAGGCAGCGCGTGAACTCCGCCAGGTCCAGACCGACCCGCCTGGCCAGCGCGTCGACGGCCACCGCATCACGCGGCGTCGTCTCGAAGAGGCCTGCCGCGAAAGAGACGAATTTCCCCTGTTGCCGCGCGCATTCCGAAGCTTCTGCGAGCCGGCAGGCTCCCGGATGCAGGTTGCGTTTCACGAACCGGTTGCAGGCTGTGTCGAGCGGAAAGTGCACGAAGCGCTTGTCCACGCGCGCGCCGCAGCTCGCAAGCAGACCGGATAGGTTCGCCTGCAATCGCTTGCAATAGGCGCACAGGAAGTCAGAGATTTCCAGCGC
This genomic window contains:
- a CDS encoding thioredoxin domain-containing protein, producing MRLLALLASLVGLSGAAYLTHAHIQGGFSDAGLCHTLSDTGCSVAIESGFGALLGVPVPVFAVGLYAALLLAVARGFDDGASRVWAAGAAALACGAVAGGLFLLGVMAQARSYCPVCIGMDGCNLVLAALWLRRALSLQGPALAAGPLAGLGLTATLVAGVAQIAHVTLAPAPAPQTDTPASARAERALTVEQCHAVELSALEISDFLCAYCKRLQANLSGLLASCGARVDKRFVHFPLDTACNRFVKRNLHPGACRLAEASECARQQGKFVSFAAGLFETTPRDAVAVDALARRVGLDLAEFTRCLDEGRTRDRVRTDIELAHRLGVRSTPTFYLNGRRLEGALSRERLEREISLALQKDAREARAIQSQAPASGASAQFSSEPAEACDAERFSRKQDGCALEP